From Candidatus Polarisedimenticolia bacterium, one genomic window encodes:
- a CDS encoding PDZ domain-containing protein: protein GGYHEGIIGATLFRHFAVSLDNDRSLMTLRRPEDYTPPEGAGVLPLVFDDGGKPFADARVRIADGGAKPIQLAVDLGASHVVSLNETEGNGLLAPAGSIAATIGRGVSGAVLGKVGRIASLELGPFKLEHLVATFPDKAYQNPRGMDSKDGNLGNGALSRFLVTFDYAHERLVLFPAAGFTEPSEWDMSGMQGDLTGKGTVEVSRVLAGSPAEAAGIRQGDTLVRIAGEEVTQASYFTLKERFKKDGETVTVELRRKDKPVLASLKLRRLV from the coding sequence GGCGGGTATCACGAAGGGATCATCGGCGCCACCCTGTTCCGCCACTTCGCAGTGAGCCTCGACAACGATCGCAGCTTGATGACGCTGCGCCGCCCGGAGGATTACACCCCGCCCGAGGGGGCCGGCGTGCTTCCCCTGGTCTTCGATGACGGCGGCAAGCCATTCGCAGATGCCCGGGTGCGGATTGCCGACGGCGGGGCGAAGCCAATACAGCTCGCGGTCGACCTGGGCGCCTCGCACGTCGTCTCCCTCAACGAGACCGAGGGAAACGGCCTCCTGGCTCCCGCCGGCTCGATTGCCGCCACGATCGGACGCGGCGTGAGCGGCGCAGTGCTGGGAAAGGTAGGCCGCATCGCCTCCCTGGAGCTGGGACCGTTCAAGCTCGAACATCTCGTGGCCACCTTCCCCGACAAGGCATACCAGAACCCGCGCGGCATGGACTCCAAGGATGGCAACCTCGGCAACGGAGCGCTGTCGCGCTTCCTCGTGACCTTCGACTACGCCCACGAGCGGCTGGTGCTCTTCCCCGCTGCCGGCTTCACCGAGCCCTCGGAGTGGGACATGTCGGGCATGCAGGGCGATCTCACCGGCAAAGGCACCGTCGAAGTGAGCCGCGTACTCGCTGGCTCCCCCGCGGAGGCGGCGGGAATTCGCCAAGGCGACACGCTGGTGCGCATCGCCGGGGAAGAGGTGACCCAGGCGAGCTACTTCACCCTGAAGGAGCGCTTCAAGAAGGACGGCGAGACGGTGACCGTGGAGCTGCGGCGCAAGGACAAGCCGGTTTTGGCCTCGCTCAAGCTCCGCCGCCTGGTCTGA
- a CDS encoding ABC transporter permease, with amino-acid sequence MIHPIQDLKVALRVLAKSPGFTVVTVATLALAIGVNSVIFGLVDAVLFRPLPIREPQSLVRLGMVFDEGMSGNISYPEIGDIREQVGAFSGVAGFTSGNNVYLGMGEESPEPLRASLVGGGFFSLLGVSPAQGRLIDAQDDGAPGGSPVLVLSHALWQKRFGGDPGVIGSTVRMNTQRFTIVGVAPRGFLGLDLEQVPDVWMPLNMLVQAAPNLEQFKPFERRGFAWVDAVARLRPGVSAREAEVQMRTVHARLTRELKLQDHSRPTIAPLAGSLFDRERRGPIRQTSWILAGVTAMVLAIACAVVSGLLLARGERRRREVAVRSALGASRGRIVGHLMTESLVLAAAGCLLGMLFAQWSNDLFLGVVSPGFPLPSAAATPIFTSRVLWFAGGASILCALAFGLLPAWHTSKSNLVEAMRREAAPAGGRQRWLSLGHAFVVAQVALSTVLLIGAGLLLRTLLHASSVDLGFDPRHAWVVSIDVSKSGYGREAGLRFYRDLLDEVRRVPGVKNAAISRHVPVSGGGNATSVELTNFTPPPGQEPRVAFTAVSPGFFRTLGIPMLQGRDFETSDAGGPERLIVNRAFAERFWPGRDALRERVRNFGEGGAEVIGVASDAKQFSIREDPQPMLYVLDASFFMPNTNLVVRTEPSAAGVLPAIRAIVNKMDPKVPLFGIRTLEEHVGIALGEERTIAGLLGAFALLGLALAVIGLYGVVSYSAQSRAREFGIRLALGARPGNLLRTVLGQGAALALTGLVIGLAAGLAASRTLSALLFGVSPTDGATFLGIAGLLLLVATAASALPALRAARLDPSQTLRVE; translated from the coding sequence ATGATTCATCCGATTCAGGACCTCAAGGTCGCCCTTCGGGTGCTGGCGAAATCGCCGGGCTTCACGGTGGTGACCGTGGCCACCCTGGCGCTCGCCATCGGAGTGAACAGCGTCATCTTCGGACTGGTGGATGCGGTGCTCTTCCGTCCGCTGCCGATCCGGGAGCCGCAGTCGCTGGTGCGGCTGGGAATGGTCTTCGACGAAGGGATGAGCGGGAACATTTCCTATCCGGAGATCGGGGATATCCGCGAGCAGGTCGGCGCGTTCAGCGGCGTGGCGGGGTTCACCAGCGGCAACAATGTCTACCTGGGGATGGGCGAGGAATCTCCCGAGCCGCTCCGGGCTTCGCTGGTGGGGGGTGGCTTCTTTTCGCTTTTGGGCGTCAGCCCCGCACAAGGACGGTTGATTGACGCCCAGGACGATGGCGCGCCCGGCGGCAGTCCCGTTCTGGTGCTGAGCCACGCGCTCTGGCAGAAGCGCTTCGGCGGCGATCCGGGAGTCATCGGATCGACGGTTCGGATGAACACGCAGCGGTTCACCATTGTCGGGGTGGCGCCCCGCGGATTTCTCGGCCTCGACCTGGAGCAGGTGCCCGACGTCTGGATGCCGCTGAACATGCTCGTGCAGGCCGCGCCCAATCTCGAGCAGTTCAAGCCCTTCGAGCGCCGCGGCTTCGCATGGGTGGACGCCGTCGCCCGCCTGCGGCCGGGCGTCTCGGCGCGCGAGGCCGAGGTGCAGATGCGCACCGTCCACGCGCGCCTGACGCGCGAGCTGAAGCTCCAGGATCACTCGCGCCCGACGATCGCGCCGCTTGCCGGCTCCCTGTTCGACCGGGAACGCCGTGGACCGATCCGGCAGACTTCCTGGATCCTGGCCGGCGTGACAGCGATGGTGCTCGCCATCGCCTGCGCCGTGGTCTCCGGACTGCTGCTGGCGCGTGGCGAGCGGCGGCGGCGCGAGGTTGCGGTGCGCTCCGCCCTGGGCGCGTCGCGCGGGCGCATCGTGGGCCATCTCATGACGGAGAGCCTGGTCCTGGCGGCGGCAGGCTGCCTGCTCGGCATGCTCTTCGCCCAGTGGTCCAACGATCTCTTCCTGGGAGTCGTCTCTCCCGGCTTCCCGCTTCCCTCCGCGGCGGCGACCCCCATCTTCACCTCGCGCGTCCTGTGGTTCGCGGGCGGCGCCTCGATCTTGTGCGCCCTGGCGTTCGGTCTGCTGCCGGCCTGGCACACCTCGAAATCCAATCTGGTCGAGGCCATGCGGCGCGAGGCGGCCCCGGCCGGCGGACGCCAGCGCTGGCTGTCGCTGGGCCATGCCTTCGTGGTGGCCCAGGTGGCGCTCTCCACCGTGCTGCTGATCGGCGCCGGGCTGCTGCTGCGCACCCTGCTGCACGCCTCGAGCGTCGATCTGGGCTTCGATCCGCGCCACGCCTGGGTCGTCTCGATCGACGTCTCCAAGAGCGGTTACGGCCGCGAGGCGGGATTGCGTTTCTATCGAGATCTGCTCGATGAGGTGCGGCGCGTTCCAGGGGTGAAAAACGCGGCGATATCGCGCCACGTGCCCGTGTCCGGAGGTGGAAATGCCACCTCGGTGGAGCTGACGAATTTCACGCCGCCGCCGGGCCAGGAGCCGCGCGTCGCCTTCACCGCGGTATCGCCCGGCTTCTTCCGCACGCTGGGGATTCCGATGCTGCAGGGACGCGACTTCGAGACCTCGGACGCGGGAGGTCCGGAGAGGTTGATCGTCAACCGCGCCTTCGCCGAGCGGTTCTGGCCGGGGCGGGACGCGCTGCGCGAGCGGGTGCGCAACTTTGGGGAAGGCGGCGCGGAGGTCATCGGGGTGGCGTCCGATGCGAAGCAGTTCAGCATACGCGAGGATCCGCAGCCGATGCTCTACGTCCTCGACGCCTCGTTCTTCATGCCCAACACCAACCTGGTGGTGCGTACCGAGCCTTCGGCGGCGGGGGTGCTTCCGGCGATCCGCGCGATCGTCAACAAGATGGATCCGAAGGTCCCGCTATTCGGCATCCGCACGCTCGAGGAGCATGTCGGGATCGCGTTGGGCGAAGAGCGCACCATCGCGGGGCTGCTGGGCGCCTTTGCTCTTCTGGGACTGGCCCTGGCGGTGATCGGCCTGTACGGGGTCGTCTCCTACTCCGCGCAATCGCGTGCCCGCGAGTTCGGCATTCGCCTGGCGCTGGGCGCCCGGCCCGGAAACCTGCTGCGCACCGTCCTGGGACAGGGGGCGGCGCTCGCTCTCACCGGGCTGGTGATCGGGCTGGCAGCCGGGCTCGCGGCGAGCCGGACGCTCTCCGCTCTTCTCTTCGGAGTGAGCCCGACCGACGGGGCCACTTTCCTCGGCATCGCCGGGCTGCTCCTGCTGGTGGCCACCGCCGCCAGCGCGCTTCCCGCGCTGCGTGCGGCGCGGCTCGATCCGTCGCAGACTCTGCGGGTCGAATAG